A DNA window from Paenibacillus segetis contains the following coding sequences:
- a CDS encoding SRPBCC family protein, producing MNERFVKHGTFVVERTYAASPERVYHAWADPIAKAKWFSKPDIFDFKVGGREYSRGGPPGGPIFTFDANYQELVPEQRIVYTYTLDSGDTRISVSITTIELIKVEGGTKLIFTEQGAFFDGHDTLEEREHGTNAMLDTLGKVVVGEV from the coding sequence ATGAACGAACGATTTGTTAAACATGGAACCTTCGTCGTCGAGCGAACTTATGCCGCTTCGCCAGAGCGGGTTTATCACGCATGGGCCGACCCGATTGCCAAAGCCAAGTGGTTTTCGAAGCCAGATATCTTCGATTTCAAGGTTGGTGGGCGCGAGTATAGCAGAGGTGGGCCACCGGGTGGACCGATCTTTACCTTCGACGCCAATTATCAGGAGCTTGTTCCGGAGCAGCGTATTGTCTACACTTACACCCTGGACTCGGGCGACACACGCATCTCCGTCTCCATTACAACAATCGAGCTTATCAAGGTTGAAGGCGGTACGAAACTGATTTTCACGGAGCAAGGTGCGTTCTTTGACGGGCACGATACACTGGAAGAACGGGAACACGGTACAAACGCCATGTTGGACACACTGGGCAAGGTAGTAGTAGGGGAGGTATGA
- a CDS encoding SRPBCC family protein, with protein MTIGENELIATREYDVPRELVFRAWTTPDLLAKWWGPRGFTCTFHECDMRPGGTWKFTMHGPDGVDYPNHCAFVEFVPLERVVIDHLNIHEFRVTGIFEDIEGGTRVTFRQQFKLKEDFEHARPICIEANEQLLDRLGQVLAELT; from the coding sequence ATGACAATAGGTGAAAATGAACTTATTGCTACGCGCGAGTACGATGTGCCGCGGGAGCTTGTGTTTCGAGCGTGGACAACCCCCGATTTGCTAGCAAAGTGGTGGGGACCTCGAGGATTCACATGTACGTTTCATGAGTGCGATATGAGACCGGGCGGCACGTGGAAGTTCACCATGCATGGACCGGATGGCGTGGATTATCCTAACCATTGCGCCTTTGTTGAGTTCGTACCGCTGGAGCGGGTTGTAATTGATCATTTGAACATTCATGAATTTCGGGTAACGGGTATCTTCGAGGACATAGAAGGGGGGACCAGAGTTACCTTCCGTCAACAATTCAAGTTAAAAGAGGACTTTGAACATGCTAGGCCGATCTGCATAGAAGCTAATGAACAGCTGCTTGACCGGCTAGGCCAGGTGCTAGCGGAATTGACCTAA